The Tropicibacter oceani DNA segment GGCGTTGGTCATGGTTTCGATGGTGGTGAATGTCTTGGAGGCGACGATGAACACCGTGCGCGCCGGGTCACATTTGGCCAGCGTATCGGCGATATCCGCGCCGTCCACGTTGGACACGAAATGGCACTTGGGTCCGTCGTGATAGGGTGCCAGCGCCAGAACCGCCATCTTGGGGCCCAGATCGGACCCGCCGATGCCGATATTGACCACGTCGGTCACATCCGATGCGCGCAGTTCCTCGGACAGCTTTTCCATGCGCGACAGCGTATGCAGCACCTCGGGCATGACGTCCTGACCGTCGACCACCACCGGAGCGGCGTCCAGATTGCGCAGCGCGGTGTGCAGAACGGCCCGGCCCTCGGTCTCGTTGATCCTGGCGCCTGCGAACATGGCATCGCGGCGCGCCTCGACGCCTGCGGTTTCGGCAAGTTTCAGCAGCTCGGCGCGGATATCAGCATCAATCTGCGTCTTGGAATAGTCGAACAGCATGCCCAGCGCCGACAGGCTGAAATCGCCCGCGCGCCCGGCATCGTCAAAAAGCCCGTCGATCCGGCGATCCGCCACCGCCGCGGCCTTTTGTTTCAAAGCGTCAAACATGTGCGTCACTCCGCCCAATGAACCTTGGCGCCCGAAAGCACCGCGTTGATCGGCGCCTCGAGCGCCGATTTGCCTTTTGCCGCCTCAAGCGCCGCGCGCTTTTCCGCGCCGAAGATCAGCACATGCTTGCGCAGCGCGCCGTCCAGCACCGGGGCTGTTAGGGTGATGCGCGGCTCGGGCGCGCCGGGGGCGCGCATCGCCATCAGCACGGGCGCATTCGGGGCCAGCGCCTCGGCCAGCTTGTCGGCGCCGGGGAACAGCGATGCGGTGTGCATGTCCGCCCCCATGCCCAGCAGCACCACCGCCAAGGGCATTTCGCCCTTGATCGGCCGCGCCAGATCTTCCAGCGCCTCTTCGGGCTGGTCAAACGGCGCGTATAGCGGCAGATAACCCGCCCGCTTGGCGCGATCCACCAGCAGCCGCTGGCGCAGCAGCCGGGTGTTCGACCGTTCGTGATCTTCGGGAACCCAGCGTTCGTCGGTCAGCATCACGTCGACCCGGCTCCAGTCCAGATCGGCGGCGCAAAGATCGTCGAACACCGGCCCCGGAGAGGTCCCGCCCGGAACGGCAAGCGCCGCGCGCTCTTCGTGCCCCAGGATCGAACGCAGGTCGCCGGCAATCTGGTTCGCCAGATCAATCGCCAGCATGTCGCGGTCGGCATATTCAATGAATTCATAGCTCATGTGCGAATGTCCCGCCATTTGCGCCCGTCCCGGTGCATTAGCATCAGGCTGTCATCGGGACCCGAGCTGCCGACGTCATAGGGTTTGGGCGCTTCGCCCCGGTTCTGCCAGCCTTCGATGATCGGATCGGTCCAGGCCCAGGCGGCCTCGACTTCGTCGCCGCGCATGAACAGGGTCTGGTTGCCGCGGATCACGTCCATGATCAGCCGTTCGTAGGCATCCGGCACCTCTTCGGAATCCGGGCCCAGCGCATCGGCAAAGCTCATGTCCAGCGGCACATCGACCAGACGCATGCCGCCCGGCCCCGGTTCCTTGATGGTCACGCCCAGTTCCATGCCCTCGTTGGGCTGCAGGCGAATGGTCAGGATGTTGCGGTGCCGTCCGGCATCGGCGCCAAAGATCGAATGCGGCGCGTCCTTGAAGACCACGGCAATTTCCGAGGCGCGTGCGCGCAACTTCTTGCCGGTGCGCAGGTAGAACGGCGTGCCGGCCCAGCGCCAGTTCGACACATGGCACTTGAGCGCGATAAAGCTTTCGGTGGTCGAGCGCGGATCGCCCGCGTCCTCGCGGTAGCTGGGTTCGACTCCGTGGCCGTCATACTGGCCGCGCACGATGTGATGCGGCAGAACCGGGTCCAGCGCGCGAATGACCTTCAGCTTTTCATCGCGCACCGCGTCGGGTTCGAACCGCGCGGGTGGCTCCATCGCGATCAGGCACAAAAGCTGCATCAGGTGGTTTTGCACCATGTCCCGCATGGCACCCGATTTGTCATAGTAGCCGCCGCGCCCGCCGACCCCGACGGTTTCGGCCACGGTGATCTGGATGTGGTCGACATATTGCGCATTCCAAAGCGGTTCGAACAGCACGTTGCCAAAGCGCACCGCCATCAGGTTCTGCACGGTTTCCTTGCCCAGGTAATGGTCGATCCGGTAAATCTGGGTTTCGTCGAAATGCTGCGCCAGGGTCGCGTTCAGCGCCCGCGCGGTTTTCAGATCGTGACCAAAGGGCTTTTCCACGACAACCCGGCTGTCGTCATCGGCCAGCCCGAAATGCCGCAGCCGTTCCGCCAGATCGCCAAACAGGCTGGGCCCTACCGAAAAGTAAAAGGCGCGGATCAGGCCATCATTCAAACGCGCCTTCAGCTCTTTCCAGCCGTCTTCGCCCTTGGCATCGACCACCTGGTAGCCGATCAGCTTGAGGAATTCGTCCAGCGTGCCGTCTTCGCAGGACCGGCCGCCGCCGAATTCGCGGATCGCCTCGGCGACCATGTCGCGAAAGCCGGCGTCGTCCATTTCCGTGCGCGCGGCGCCGATGATCTGCGCGCCCTCGGGCATCTGTCCGGCGCAGAATCGCCGGAACAAACCGGGCAGAATCTTGCGGCGGGCCAGATCGCCGGTTCCGCCGAATATGACCAGATCAAAAGGATCCACTGGGATGACACGTGAAACCATGGGGCACCTGTTCCTGTTCCTAATGCGCCGTTAGCGCTAACTCGGCGCCCTTCTAGCGCAGCTTTGCGCCCGAGTCTAACAGGGATATGCCCCTTCACAATGCTGTCAGGAAAAAACTCGGGGCTGGCAGCGCCCCGCCCTGCGGTCTACCAAACGGTCAAACGACAAGAAAGTGACCCGATGAAAGACAGCGTTGAGGCCCCCCGCGGCAAATTCGTCGACCCGCAAGTGACCGCCGACGGCGCGCCGCGCGCCCGCGTTGCGCTGAGCGATCCGCAGACCTTGTGGTTCAACACCGGGACGCTGTGCAACATCGAATGCGCCAACTGCTATATCGAAAGCTCGCCGGACAATGACCGGCTGGTCTATATCACCACCCCCGAGGTCGAGGACTATCTGGACCAGCTGGAGCAGCGCAAATGGGGCGTGCACGAGATCGGCTTTACCGGCGGCGAACCCTTCATGAACCCGCAGATGATGGACATGGCCCGCGCCGCGCTGGCCCGCGGGTACCATGTGCTGATCCTGACCAATGCCATGCTGCCGATGATGCGCCCGCGCGTGCGCGAAGGCCTGCAGGCGCTGCACCGCGACTATGCAGACAAGCTGACCCTGCGCATTTCCGTCGACCACTGGACGGCCAAACATCACGACACCGAACGCGGCAAGGGCAGCTTTGAACGCACCTTGCAGGGGATGCGCTGGTTGCAGGCGCAAGGCATCCGCATGGCTGTGGCCGGCCGCACCGTCTGGGGCGAATCCGAACCCGATGCCCGCGCCGGCTATGATGCGCTGTTCCGCGCCGAAGGCTTTGACATCGACGCCCATGATCCGGCCACGACGGTGCTGTTCCCCGAAATGGATGAAAACGTACCGGTGCCGGAAATCACCACCGCCTGCTGGGGTATCCTGAACAAATCCCCGGACAGCGTGATGTGTGCCAGTTCGCGCATGGTGGTCAAACGCAAGGGTGCCAGCACGCCCAGCGTTCTGGCCTGCACGCTTCTGGCCTATGATGCGCGGTTCGAACTGGGCACCACCCTGCAAGAGGCCGAACAGGACGTTGCCCTGAACCATCCCCACTGCGCCAAGTTCTGTGTCCTTGGCGGTGCCAGCTGTTCAGCCTGAGCGCGGGAAAACCCGTCAGTCTCAGGCGTCGCCAGGAAGCAGATCAAGCGCCGAAGCGCCCCAATATGCTGCGATCGCGGCGATCAGCAAAAGAAACCATACCCGATTCCACACAGCGGTCGGCCTGAAGCAGTACGAACAGGTCGCTGCCCCCAAGCGGTTGTTGTGGTTACAGGCTTTACATTTAAAAACACGGATTTTCATGTCTTCTATTTACCCCTCTGGCCAGACGCTTCAATGCCTTTGGGTAAAAGTTGACCTTTCGTAATTTCCCCCTGCCAAAGCGATCCTCGCAAGGGGCAAAAAAAATGAACCCTCCCCTTATATCACAGACCTGACGGCGTCACGCCCCCAAGCCCACCTTCGGCGGAAGGCCGCGCGCGGCCCTTGCAGCGCGGCAGCGCGCATGCCACCAATTCCCCACCCGACAGGAGACCCCCGATGCCCCCCAGAAAGATCATCATCGACACCGACCCCGGCCAGGACGACGCGGTTGCGATCCTGCTGGCGCTGTCCTCGCCCGACGAACTCGAGGTGTTGGGGATCACCTGCGTTGCCGGCAACGTGCCGCTGCCCCTGACCACGCGCAATGCCCGCATCGTGTGCGAACTGGCGGGCATGCCCGAAACCCGGGTTTTCGCAGGCTGCGACAGGCCGCTGGGGCGCGATCTGGTCACCGCCGAACATGTCCACGGCAAGACCGGCCTTGATGGCCCCACGCTGCCCGAACCCACCATGCCGCTGCAGGACCAGCACGCGGTGGATTTCATCATCGACACGCTGCGCGCCCACCCCGAAGGCTCGGTCACGCTGTGTCCGCTGGGTCCGCTGACCAATATCGCCACCGCCCTGCAACGCGCCCCCGACATCGCGCCGCGCATCGCGGAAATCGTGCTGATGGGCGGCGCCTATTTCGAGGTAGGCAACATCACCCCCACGGCCGAGTTCAACATCTATGTCGATCCCGAGGCCGCCGAAATCGTGTTCCGGTCGGGCGTGCCGCTGGTGGTGATGCCGCTGGACGTCACGCACAAGACGCTGGTCACCAAGACAAGGAACGAGGCGTTCCGCGCGCTTGGCACCCGCGTCGGCATTGCCGTCGCCCAGATGACCGATTTCTTTGAACGCTTCGACCTGCAGAAATACGGATCAGAAGGCGCGCCGCTGCACGATCCCTGCGTCACCGCCTACCTTCTGGCGCCGCACCTGTTTTCCGGCCGTCACATCAACGTCGAGATCGAAACCCAAAGCGCCCTGTGCCGCGGCATGACCGTCGCCGACTGGTGGCGGGTGACCGACCGCAAGGCCAATGCGCTGTTCATCGGCGATCTGGACGCAGACCACTTTTTCAAACTGCTCACGGAACGGCTGGCGCGGCTGTAACGGGTGGCGGGCCTTCGCCTAATCCTGCCCGCTGCCTGCCCCCTCCGGCGCGCGGGCTTGCATCTGGACAGGCTGCCCGCCTAGGGTGCCCGCGACCGCGCCAATGCCGCCCCCGGGCATGGCCCAAGCACTGGAACACCGATGAAAAGCCTCCATCTCGCGGGTCTTGATGATACCGACAAGCTGCTGCCCCTCGTGGCGGCCTTTCACGCCGAGCAAGGCTTTGACACCGATGCCGACCACCAGTCCGCCGCCGTGCAACCGCTGCTCGAAGGCTCGCCTCATGGGGCGATCTGGCTGATCGGACCGCGCCGCGCGCCGGTGGGCTACCTGTGCATCACCTTCGGCTGGAGCCTTGAATTCGGCGGTCTCGACGGGATCGTCGACGAATTGTACATCCGCCCCGCCGTGCGCAAACGCGGAATGGGGTTCGAGGCGCTGAACGGCATCTGCAAGGCCATGAAAGACGCCGGGATCAAGGCCCTGCACCTGGAAGCGGAACGCACCGATGACCGGTTGCAGCGCTTTTACCGCCGCGCCCGCTTTGTCGGCCGCGAAGATTACATGTACATGAGCCGCATGTTATGACCCCGCGCCCTGCCGCCGCCGATTTTTGCGACTGGCCGGGGCTGCACCGCCTGATCATGGACAGTTTCGCCTATATGGACGGGGTCATCGACCCGCCCTCATCGGCCCACCAGCTGACGCCCGAAATCCTGGCCCGCAAGGCGCAGGACGAACACCTGTACCTGTCGGGAGATCCGCTGACCGGCTGCGGTTTTTTCGCGCCGCGCCCCGATGCGCTGTATATCGGCAAACTGGCCATCGCGCCCGGTGCGCAGGGCCGCGGGCTGGGCCGCGCCTTTGTCGCGCAGGCCGAGGCATTGGCGCGCGACCTGTCCTTGCCGAAACTGCAACTGGAAACCCGGATCGAGCTGACGGCAAATCACGCCGCCTTTGCCGCGCTGGGGTTTGTGACCACCGCGCACAAGGCACACCCCGGGTTTGACCGTCCCACCTCGATCACCATGGAAAAGCCGCTGGCGCCTCTGGTCGCCGCGCCAACAGGCCTTATCTAAACGACATGACCCTGCACATCCCCTTTGACAACACCTATGCCCGCCTGCCCGATGGCTTCTTTGCCCTGCAACGGCCCACCCCGGTCAAGGCCCCTTCGATCGTGGCCTTCAACGACGCGCTGGCCGCCGATCTGGGCATCACCGGACAGGACGACCCGCAGCTTGCCGCGCTGTTGGCGGGCAATGCCCTGCCCGAAGGCGCACAGCCGCTGGCGCAGAATTATGCCGGCCACCAGTTCGGCAGCTACAACCCGCAACTGGGTGATGGCCGCGCCGTGCTGCTGGGCGAGGTTGTCGGGCGCGACGGGATGCGCCTCGATATCCAGCTCAAGGGCTCGGGGCCCACACCTTTTGCCCGGCGCGGCGACGGGCGGGCCTGGCTGGGTCCGGTGCTGCGCGAATACGTGGTTTCCGAGGCGATGCATGCCCTTGGCGTGCCCACCACCCGCGCCCTTGCCGCCACCCGCACCGGAGAGGAGGTCATCCGCGACCGCCCCCTGCCCGGCGCGGTGCTGACCCGTGTCGCCGCCAGCCATATCCGCGTCGGCACCTTTCAGGTGTTTTCCGCCCGCCGCGACCAGACCGCCCTGCAAACGCTGTATGACTACACCGTGCAGCGCCACTATCCGCAGGTCCAATCCCCGGCAGACCTGCTGAGCGCCGTCATCGAACGGCAGGCGGCGCTGGTGGCGCAGTGGATGGCGCTGGGTTTCATCCACGGCGTGATGAACACCGACAACTGCACCCTGTCGGGCGAAACCATCGACTATGGTCCCTGCGCCTTTGTCGACAGCTATCACCCCGACACGGTGTTTTCCTCGATCGACCGGTTTGGGCGTTACGGCTATGCCGCGCAGGCCGATATCATCGTGTGGAACATGGCGCAGCTGGCCACCGCCCTTGTGCCGCTGATGCCCGATGTCGATGCCGCGATCACCGATTTCACCGACCGCATCCACGCCATGCCGGACCTGATCCGCGCCGAATGGACCCGCCGCTTTGCCGCCAAGCTGGGGATTGCCACGCCGCAATCCTATGACGCCGGGTTGATCGGTGATCTGCTGACCCTGATGCAGAACGGCGGCTCGGACTTCACCAACACCTTCCGCGCCCTTGCGACGGATGACGCGCGCGACCAGATCGCCGACCGCGACGGTTTTGACGCATGGGCCGCGCGCTGGCGCGAGCGCATCGCGGACGAGGCTGACCCGCAGGCGCTGATGCTGACCAGCAACCCCGCCTACATCCCGCGCAACCACCGGATCGAGGAAATGATCGAGGCCGCCACCAATGGCGACGACGGCCTGTTCCACCGGCTCAACCGCGTTCTGGCCCGCCCCTTCGACGATCAACCGGACGAGGCCGATCTGCGCCGCGCCCCGACCAAATCCGAGGTGGTCAAGGCCACATTCTGCGGAACCTAGATCGCCTGAACCCGCTTGCGGCGGATGTTGATCAGCACGATCCCCACCGCGACCAGCCCCAGCGCGCCCAGGAACCCCGGCCCGACCGGTTCGCCCAGCAGCGCCCAGCCAAACCCGACCGCCAGCACCGGCGACAAAAAGGAAAACGCGGCAATGTCCGACGCCGGATAGATCGACATCAGCCGCAACCAGAACAAGAACCCAAGGCTGGCCACCAGCACCGCCTGATAGCCCATCCCGGCCCAGTGCACCCATGTCGGCGCCCGCATCAGCGGACCGAACAGCGGCGCAAGAACCACCAGCACCACGGCGGAAACCGCCAGTTGCCAGAACAATTGCGATTCGGGCGGCAGGTCTGACACCTTGGTCAGCCGCACGGTCAGAGCGATGGCCGCCCAGCACAGCGCCCCCAGCAAGGCCAGGGTATCGCCAAACAGGCTGCCCGCCCGCAGGCTGGCCGGGTCCAGCAGCGCCCAGACCACCCCCGCCATGGCCAGCACCAACCCCAGCGCGCGGCGCGACGACAGGGTTTCCCCGGGCAAGGTGAAATGCGCGATCAAGGCCAGCCAGACCGGCATCGAATAGAACAGGATCGCCGAGCGCGAGACCGTAGTATGATCCAAAGCGATGAACAGGAACAGGAACTCGGCGCTGAAAAATAGGCCCAGCATCAGCCCCGGCCACAGGCTTTGACGCAACCCGGTCAGGGGGCGTTTCATCAAGACCACCCAAAGCCCCAGCACCAGCAGTGCCAGAACCGAGCGGACCCCCGCCCCGAACACCGGGCCAAAGCCGCCGTTCGAAACCTTGATCACCACCTGGTTCAGCGCCAGCATCGAGGCGAACGCCACCATCCCCGCCGCGCCGGGTAAATCCATACTGTCCTTGCGTGCCATGCCCCTGTTGGACACCGCTTTTCAGGCGCCGTCAATCAAGCCTGTGACTTTGCGGACAGAATCTGCCAGTCTGCGTGCGTAACGTATTTTTCGGGGAAGGAAGTCGTCATGGGTCTCATGGGAACACTGGCCAAGGTCGCCATCGGATATGCCGCCGCGCGCGGCGTCGACAAGATGTCCGGCGGACAGGGGCTTGGCAGCCTTCTGGGCGGCGGCGCGCAGATCAAGGGCGAACACCCGGCTTCGGCCGCGCAGGCGCAGATGGGCCAGGCCCTGTCCGGCAAGATGCCCGAGGGCGCGGCCAACCCGATGGGCAACATGATCGACCAGTTCAAGCAGAACGGGCTGGGCGCGATGATGGGCAACATGACCGGCGGCGGTGCAAACCCCATGGCCGAGATGATGGAAAAGATGCAGGCCGGCGGCATGGACCTTTCGGCGCTGATGGGCGCGCTTGGTGGCGGGCAAGGCGACGCCAAGGCCGGCGGCGGGCTGCTGTCGCAACTGGGCGGCGGCGGTGCCGGGCTTGCCGGATTGCTGGCGGCGGCGGGCGGCAGCGCGGCCATGGCGCAGGGCAAGGGTGCAGGCGCGATGATGGATGCGCTGAACACCCGCGAAACCGCCCCCGACGCCGAGGAAATGGCCGCACTGATGCTGCGCGCCATGATCCAGGCGGCGAAATCCGATGGCGGCATCGACGCGGCCGAAAAGGCCAAGATCCTTGAAACCCTGGGCGATGACGCGGACGCGCAGGACATCGCCTTTGTGCAGGCGCAGCTGGCGGCCCCGATCGACGTCAAGGGGCTGGCTGCCGACACGCCGGCGCATCTGCGCACGCAGGTCTATTCTGCCTCTCTTATGACAATCCGCGTCGACACCCAGGACGAGGCGCAATACCTGAACGCCCTCGCCAAGGCGATGGGGCTGGACGAACCCACGGTCAACACCCTGCACATGCAAATGGGCCTGCAGCCGCTTTACGCCTGACATGGGAACACATCGCCACTATGGCCTTGGGCTGGCGCTTTTAGGAGCGCTGGTCCTGACACCGGATGCGCTGTTCATGCGCTGGTCCGGGATGAACGGATTCCAGATGCTGGGCTGGCGCGGGCTGTGCA contains these protein-coding regions:
- the pgl gene encoding 6-phosphogluconolactonase; the encoded protein is MSYEFIEYADRDMLAIDLANQIAGDLRSILGHEERAALAVPGGTSPGPVFDDLCAADLDWSRVDVMLTDERWVPEDHERSNTRLLRQRLLVDRAKRAGYLPLYAPFDQPEEALEDLARPIKGEMPLAVVLLGMGADMHTASLFPGADKLAEALAPNAPVLMAMRAPGAPEPRITLTAPVLDGALRKHVLIFGAEKRAALEAAKGKSALEAPINAVLSGAKVHWAE
- a CDS encoding GNAT family N-acetyltransferase, with product MTPRPAAADFCDWPGLHRLIMDSFAYMDGVIDPPSSAHQLTPEILARKAQDEHLYLSGDPLTGCGFFAPRPDALYIGKLAIAPGAQGRGLGRAFVAQAEALARDLSLPKLQLETRIELTANHAAFAALGFVTTAHKAHPGFDRPTSITMEKPLAPLVAAPTGLI
- a CDS encoding tellurite resistance TerB family protein; translated protein: MGLMGTLAKVAIGYAAARGVDKMSGGQGLGSLLGGGAQIKGEHPASAAQAQMGQALSGKMPEGAANPMGNMIDQFKQNGLGAMMGNMTGGGANPMAEMMEKMQAGGMDLSALMGALGGGQGDAKAGGGLLSQLGGGGAGLAGLLAAAGGSAAMAQGKGAGAMMDALNTRETAPDAEEMAALMLRAMIQAAKSDGGIDAAEKAKILETLGDDADAQDIAFVQAQLAAPIDVKGLAADTPAHLRTQVYSASLMTIRVDTQDEAQYLNALAKAMGLDEPTVNTLHMQMGLQPLYA
- a CDS encoding DMT family transporter: MARKDSMDLPGAAGMVAFASMLALNQVVIKVSNGGFGPVFGAGVRSVLALLVLGLWVVLMKRPLTGLRQSLWPGLMLGLFFSAEFLFLFIALDHTTVSRSAILFYSMPVWLALIAHFTLPGETLSSRRALGLVLAMAGVVWALLDPASLRAGSLFGDTLALLGALCWAAIALTVRLTKVSDLPPESQLFWQLAVSAVVLVVLAPLFGPLMRAPTWVHWAGMGYQAVLVASLGFLFWLRLMSIYPASDIAAFSFLSPVLAVGFGWALLGEPVGPGFLGALGLVAVGIVLINIRRKRVQAI
- a CDS encoding protein adenylyltransferase SelO, translated to MTLHIPFDNTYARLPDGFFALQRPTPVKAPSIVAFNDALAADLGITGQDDPQLAALLAGNALPEGAQPLAQNYAGHQFGSYNPQLGDGRAVLLGEVVGRDGMRLDIQLKGSGPTPFARRGDGRAWLGPVLREYVVSEAMHALGVPTTRALAATRTGEEVIRDRPLPGAVLTRVAASHIRVGTFQVFSARRDQTALQTLYDYTVQRHYPQVQSPADLLSAVIERQAALVAQWMALGFIHGVMNTDNCTLSGETIDYGPCAFVDSYHPDTVFSSIDRFGRYGYAAQADIIVWNMAQLATALVPLMPDVDAAITDFTDRIHAMPDLIRAEWTRRFAAKLGIATPQSYDAGLIGDLLTLMQNGGSDFTNTFRALATDDARDQIADRDGFDAWAARWRERIADEADPQALMLTSNPAYIPRNHRIEEMIEAATNGDDGLFHRLNRVLARPFDDQPDEADLRRAPTKSEVVKATFCGT
- a CDS encoding nucleoside hydrolase, coding for MPPRKIIIDTDPGQDDAVAILLALSSPDELEVLGITCVAGNVPLPLTTRNARIVCELAGMPETRVFAGCDRPLGRDLVTAEHVHGKTGLDGPTLPEPTMPLQDQHAVDFIIDTLRAHPEGSVTLCPLGPLTNIATALQRAPDIAPRIAEIVLMGGAYFEVGNITPTAEFNIYVDPEAAEIVFRSGVPLVVMPLDVTHKTLVTKTRNEAFRALGTRVGIAVAQMTDFFERFDLQKYGSEGAPLHDPCVTAYLLAPHLFSGRHINVEIETQSALCRGMTVADWWRVTDRKANALFIGDLDADHFFKLLTERLARL
- a CDS encoding GNAT family N-acetyltransferase: MKSLHLAGLDDTDKLLPLVAAFHAEQGFDTDADHQSAAVQPLLEGSPHGAIWLIGPRRAPVGYLCITFGWSLEFGGLDGIVDELYIRPAVRKRGMGFEALNGICKAMKDAGIKALHLEAERTDDRLQRFYRRARFVGREDYMYMSRML
- the zwf gene encoding glucose-6-phosphate dehydrogenase codes for the protein MVSRVIPVDPFDLVIFGGTGDLARRKILPGLFRRFCAGQMPEGAQIIGAARTEMDDAGFRDMVAEAIREFGGGRSCEDGTLDEFLKLIGYQVVDAKGEDGWKELKARLNDGLIRAFYFSVGPSLFGDLAERLRHFGLADDDSRVVVEKPFGHDLKTARALNATLAQHFDETQIYRIDHYLGKETVQNLMAVRFGNVLFEPLWNAQYVDHIQITVAETVGVGGRGGYYDKSGAMRDMVQNHLMQLLCLIAMEPPARFEPDAVRDEKLKVIRALDPVLPHHIVRGQYDGHGVEPSYREDAGDPRSTTESFIALKCHVSNWRWAGTPFYLRTGKKLRARASEIAVVFKDAPHSIFGADAGRHRNILTIRLQPNEGMELGVTIKEPGPGGMRLVDVPLDMSFADALGPDSEEVPDAYERLIMDVIRGNQTLFMRGDEVEAAWAWTDPIIEGWQNRGEAPKPYDVGSSGPDDSLMLMHRDGRKWRDIRT
- a CDS encoding radical SAM protein, with amino-acid sequence MKDSVEAPRGKFVDPQVTADGAPRARVALSDPQTLWFNTGTLCNIECANCYIESSPDNDRLVYITTPEVEDYLDQLEQRKWGVHEIGFTGGEPFMNPQMMDMARAALARGYHVLILTNAMLPMMRPRVREGLQALHRDYADKLTLRISVDHWTAKHHDTERGKGSFERTLQGMRWLQAQGIRMAVAGRTVWGESEPDARAGYDALFRAEGFDIDAHDPATTVLFPEMDENVPVPEITTACWGILNKSPDSVMCASSRMVVKRKGASTPSVLACTLLAYDARFELGTTLQEAEQDVALNHPHCAKFCVLGGASCSA